One window of the Candidatus Kinetoplastibacterium desouzaii TCC079E genome contains the following:
- the aroB gene encoding 3-dehydroquinate synthase, which translates to MNVVTVNVPSGSYSINIEPGRLDFLDSAVPSDATSIAIVTNPKVGALYLSRVKESLLKTGLSVFVIELPDGEIYKDWVNLNKIFDVLLSNKMDRHAVLVALGGGVIGDITGFAASVYMRGIRFIQVPTTLLAQVDSSVGGKTAVNHPLGKNMIGSFYQPESVEIDIDVLNTLDAKQISSGLSEVIKYGLILDQDFWVWCENNINKLLSLDKDALSYAIQRSCELKAYVVGKDEKESGLRAILNLGHTFGHAIESGLGYGNWLHGEAVGCGLVQASVLSSLLFNLDESIVERVKSLVKSIGCPITAPNFSLEKWIDLMLVDKKNQHGKIRFVLITKIGESLVQDVSEDMIKLAIQETTK; encoded by the coding sequence ATGAATGTTGTTACAGTTAATGTACCTAGTGGGTCATACTCTATAAATATTGAACCAGGACGTTTAGATTTTCTAGATAGCGCTGTTCCGTCTGATGCTACTTCTATAGCTATAGTAACCAATCCTAAGGTTGGTGCTCTATATTTATCAAGAGTTAAGGAATCTTTGTTAAAAACTGGTTTATCTGTTTTTGTAATAGAATTGCCAGATGGTGAAATTTATAAAGACTGGGTTAATTTAAATAAAATTTTTGATGTTCTATTATCAAATAAAATGGATCGTCATGCTGTACTAGTTGCTTTAGGTGGTGGTGTTATTGGTGATATTACTGGTTTTGCTGCTTCTGTGTATATGCGTGGAATACGTTTTATTCAAGTTCCAACTACTTTGTTAGCACAAGTAGATTCATCTGTTGGAGGAAAAACAGCTGTTAATCATCCTTTAGGTAAAAATATGATAGGGTCATTCTATCAACCTGAATCAGTAGAAATTGATATTGATGTTCTAAATACTTTGGATGCTAAACAAATATCTTCAGGATTATCTGAAGTTATTAAATATGGATTAATATTAGATCAGGATTTCTGGGTATGGTGTGAAAACAACATAAACAAGTTACTATCCTTAGATAAAGATGCATTGAGTTATGCTATTCAGCGTTCTTGTGAGTTAAAGGCTTATGTTGTTGGTAAAGACGAAAAAGAATCTGGATTAAGAGCTATATTAAATTTAGGTCATACATTCGGTCATGCTATAGAGTCTGGTCTTGGGTATGGAAATTGGTTACATGGAGAAGCTGTTGGTTGTGGATTAGTACAAGCGTCTGTCTTATCATCTTTATTATTTAATTTGGATGAAAGTATTGTAGAAAGAGTTAAGTCATTAGTTAAGTCTATAGGGTGTCCTATCACAGCTCCCAATTTTAGTTTGGAAAAATGGATTGATTTAATGTTAGTTGATAAAAAAAATCAACATGGCAAGATTAGATTTGTGTTAATTACTAAAATTGGTGAGTCTTTAGTACAGGATGTTTCTGAAGATATGATAAAACTTGCTATACAAGAAACAACAAAGTAA
- a CDS encoding DUF502 domain-containing protein: MFKKYFITGLLVWIPIVITLWVLNLLVNILEAFVPNFLSSKSLLGFNIPGFRLFLVFFVILITGILAANLIGRTILNYWESLLGRIPLVRSIYNSVKQVSDTILSPENQSFKQAVLIEYPRKSCWTIAFLTGVPGDLVLSSTSGSYVSVYVPTTPNPTSGFFLILKEEDIIVLNITVDNALKYIVSMGVVSPYESNL, encoded by the coding sequence ATGTTTAAAAAATATTTTATTACTGGTCTTTTGGTTTGGATTCCAATAGTTATAACTTTATGGGTACTTAATCTATTAGTTAACATATTGGAAGCATTTGTTCCTAATTTTTTATCTTCCAAGTCTTTGTTAGGATTTAATATACCAGGATTTCGATTGTTTTTAGTTTTTTTTGTAATTCTTATTACTGGTATTTTAGCTGCTAATTTAATTGGACGTACTATCCTTAATTATTGGGAATCTTTATTAGGGCGTATTCCATTAGTTCGCTCTATATATAATTCTGTTAAACAGGTAAGTGACACAATTTTATCACCAGAAAATCAATCTTTTAAACAAGCTGTTTTAATTGAATATCCTAGAAAATCTTGTTGGACTATAGCATTTTTAACTGGTGTTCCTGGTGATCTAGTTTTATCTAGCACATCTGGGTCATATGTAAGTGTTTATGTTCCAACAACACCTAATCCTACATCTGGTTTCTTTTTAATTCTAAAGGAGGAAGATATAATTGTTTTGAATATTACTGTTGATAATGCTCTGAAATATATTGTATCTATGGGTGTAGTTAGTCCTTATGAATCAAATTTATAA
- the panB gene encoding 3-methyl-2-oxobutanoate hydroxymethyltransferase has product MSMPSIRKNIFVIKNSKGKQKIAALTAYTSSVARIVDRYVDFILVGDSLGMALYGFSDTLSVTLDMMIAHGSAVVRSSKSACIIIDMPFGSYQESESQAFMNSAKVLANTGAQAIKLEGGSEMAKTVSFLTKRGIPVMGHVGLMPQQFNTAGGFKALKSEEYIFKKILDDALSLEDAGAFAIVLECVAESIGERISSKLSIPVIGIGASPSCDGQILVINDILGMQKDFSPKFVKQYICMEDHIAKAVEQYVSEVRESAFPGKEHCFFS; this is encoded by the coding sequence ATGTCTATGCCAAGCATAAGAAAAAATATATTTGTTATTAAGAATTCTAAAGGTAAACAAAAGATTGCAGCTTTAACTGCATATACATCATCTGTAGCAAGAATTGTTGATAGGTATGTGGATTTTATATTGGTTGGAGATTCTCTTGGGATGGCTTTATATGGATTTTCTGATACTTTGTCTGTTACTTTAGATATGATGATAGCTCACGGATCTGCTGTAGTAAGATCATCAAAGAGTGCTTGTATTATAATTGATATGCCTTTTGGTTCTTATCAAGAGTCTGAGTCTCAGGCATTTATGAATTCAGCCAAGGTTTTAGCTAATACTGGAGCTCAAGCTATTAAGTTAGAAGGAGGCTCAGAAATGGCAAAAACTGTTAGTTTCTTAACTAAAAGAGGAATTCCAGTTATGGGTCATGTTGGATTAATGCCTCAACAATTTAATACAGCTGGTGGTTTTAAGGCTCTTAAATCAGAAGAATATATTTTTAAAAAAATTTTAGATGATGCTTTATCATTAGAAGATGCTGGTGCTTTTGCTATAGTACTAGAGTGTGTTGCTGAATCTATTGGAGAAAGAATCTCAAGTAAATTAAGTATTCCGGTGATAGGTATAGGAGCATCTCCTTCTTGTGATGGACAAATACTTGTAATTAATGATATTTTAGGTATGCAAAAAGATTTTTCACCAAAGTTTGTAAAACAATATATTTGTATGGAGGATCATATTGCAAAAGCTGTTGAACAATATGTTTCAGAAGTTAGAGAAAGTGCTTTTCCAGGCAAAGAACATTGTTTTTTTTCTTAG
- a CDS encoding shikimate kinase, with protein MNMSKKSCSNYTKPTVSKAIHQSIDNNNVISKKYSNKNTSIFLIGMMGAGKSTVGRCLAQYIGKKFVDLDSEIEIACGVNIPVIFEIEGEDGFRKRETDILQKISLEKNIVLATGGGAVLAEDNRHLLTSGGIVVYLQANIDVLFKRVSVDQNRPLLAIKDPYVKIKELLEIRDPIYHEIADIVIDTSSYNAADIAKELCLILQKI; from the coding sequence ATGAATATGTCTAAAAAATCTTGTTCTAATTACACAAAGCCTACAGTATCTAAAGCAATTCATCAAAGTATTGATAATAATAATGTTATATCAAAAAAATATTCAAACAAGAATACATCAATTTTTTTAATTGGAATGATGGGAGCAGGGAAAAGTACAGTTGGTAGATGTTTAGCTCAATATATAGGAAAAAAATTTGTAGATTTAGATTCTGAAATTGAAATTGCTTGTGGTGTTAATATCCCAGTGATTTTTGAAATAGAAGGAGAAGATGGATTTAGAAAAAGGGAGACTGATATATTACAAAAAATTTCTTTAGAGAAAAATATAGTCCTAGCAACTGGTGGAGGTGCTGTATTAGCAGAAGATAATAGACATCTTTTGACTAGTGGTGGGATTGTTGTATATTTACAAGCTAATATTGATGTTTTATTTAAAAGAGTTTCTGTAGATCAAAACCGACCTTTATTAGCCATTAAAGATCCGTATGTAAAGATTAAAGAACTACTTGAAATTAGAGATCCTATTTATCATGAAATTGCTGATATAGTTATAGATACTAGTTCATATAATGCTGCTGATATAGCTAAAGAATTGTGTTTAATTTTACAAAAAATATGA
- a CDS encoding deoxyguanosinetriphosphate triphosphohydrolase gives MRINIAPYACNPKETKGRLYNELFTDHDKLNNFQKDVNRIICSRSFRKLESKTQVFVNSKSRSCFRTRLTHSLEVAHIARSISRYLNLSEDLVEAISLAHDLGHSPFGHAGQDEMNIIINRLNPDFGGFEHNLYALRIVDLLEKRYSEFNGLNLCFETREGIIKHCSRKNARKIGDVGIRFLNSNNPSLEAQLVDCADEIAYSTHDIDDGLYSGLIKLSQVKQLYLFGKNFDAISKLYSGVDERVLILETIREIVRVLVNDIIFNSRRIIKQMNPKNVDDVRKMSRMISFSKDIRISLNEIKSFLYENLYQNKEVLFSALEGRSIIKNLFEWKLNNLNYSSQDGVDMIYNKIQLAVDYIANMTDREAIYEYNLLHKI, from the coding sequence ATGAGAATTAATATAGCGCCTTATGCATGTAATCCGAAAGAAACTAAAGGTCGTTTATATAACGAATTATTTACAGATCATGATAAATTAAATAATTTTCAGAAAGATGTTAATAGAATAATTTGCTCTAGATCTTTTAGAAAATTAGAGTCTAAAACTCAAGTTTTTGTAAATAGTAAATCCAGAAGTTGTTTCCGTACGCGTTTAACCCATAGCTTGGAAGTAGCTCACATAGCAAGAAGCATATCGAGATATTTAAATCTTTCTGAGGACTTGGTAGAAGCTATTTCTTTAGCACATGATCTAGGACATTCTCCATTTGGCCATGCAGGTCAGGATGAAATGAATATTATTATAAATAGACTTAATCCTGATTTTGGTGGTTTTGAACATAATTTATATGCATTAAGAATTGTTGATTTGTTAGAAAAAAGATATTCTGAATTTAATGGATTAAATTTATGTTTTGAAACCCGTGAGGGTATTATTAAACACTGTAGTAGGAAAAATGCAAGAAAAATAGGAGATGTAGGGATTAGATTCTTAAATTCAAATAATCCTTCACTAGAAGCCCAGTTGGTCGATTGTGCTGATGAAATAGCTTATAGTACGCATGATATAGATGATGGATTATATTCTGGTTTAATAAAATTATCTCAAGTTAAGCAGTTATATCTTTTTGGTAAAAATTTTGATGCTATTAGTAAATTATATTCAGGTGTTGATGAGAGAGTTTTGATTCTTGAAACTATAAGAGAAATTGTACGTGTATTAGTAAATGACATAATTTTTAACTCTAGGCGCATTATTAAGCAAATGAACCCTAAAAATGTTGATGATGTTAGGAAGATGAGTAGAATGATATCTTTCTCTAAAGATATACGTATATCTTTAAATGAGATAAAAAGTTTTTTATACGAAAATTTATATCAAAATAAGGAAGTATTATTTTCAGCCTTAGAAGGAAGATCTATAATTAAGAATTTATTTGAATGGAAATTAAACAATCTTAATTACTCATCACAAGATGGAGTTGATATGATTTATAATAAAATTCAACTTGCAGTTGATTATATCGCTAATATGACTGATCGTGAGGCTATTTATGAATATAATTTATTACATAAAATTTAA
- the uvrA gene encoding excinuclease ABC subunit UvrA: protein MSNISIKGIRTHNIKNISIDIPRNKIVLVTGVSGSGKSSLVYDTIYAESQRRYLENLSTYAKQFTNLLKVPDIDYIDGLSPAIAIKQKINSSSNKSTIGTVSEISNYLRLLFTKLGTPLCPNHNTPLRQHNVKQIVDWTLSLEKGTKIFILAPIQCNKYNIEEIITNLQKQGYLRVRINQEIIEINELEQIKKNNIYHNIELVVDRLLIKNDHKQRLISSFETALKLGNGTVIIENNEHKKDFFFSNKLKCQYCDYQIKKIEPSLFSFNNMSGACKKCKGSGKIYVFDKNLLINQDQTISTFIKIVNKTNLKEIQSLISKYNINIDTTFKSLPDNIKNIFLYGEASSSNEKILFKGIISYLEKELEDTKSQKVISILKKYTNIKECDSCKGSKICEEARHIKISYNNSLLKKVNNNLSINEVESLSISECIIFLDNIVFKNDTEKQITKPIIYTILKKLSFLEQAGLDYLPLNININKISKGEAQRAILVGQICSNLTGITYIIDEPSTGLHKKDILHVISILKKLKKLGNSLIIIDHDESIIMNADWIIDMGPGAGINGGNVISQGTVDTIINDENSITGSFLKSHYNKKTKETINSHTKWLILENIRIKNLKSINIKIPIGLITCITGVSGSGKTTLVNDVIIPAVSNYIRNKEIKFNFLIDGANNFNNVVYIDQNPIGSTSHSNTATYCEVFTTIRELFAQTSQSRIRGYTPSRFSFNLKGGRCEECHGNGLKNIEMYFLPNTQSKCNLCDGKRYNNETLEIQYHGLDINEVLNLTIEDALIIFKNIPDINKKLQSLINVGLNYITLGQNINTLSGGEIQRLKIAVELSKNNNNNHSLYVLDEPTAGLHFQDTKSLMNILYKLAKIGNTIVIVEHNMEVIINSNWIIDIGPDGGPLGGEVVDQGTPEQIAISRKGYTGEYLFNMINN, encoded by the coding sequence ATGAGTAATATAAGCATAAAAGGAATTAGAACACATAATATAAAAAATATATCTATAGATATACCTAGAAATAAAATAGTATTAGTTACAGGGGTATCAGGTTCTGGAAAATCTTCCCTGGTCTATGACACTATATATGCAGAAAGCCAAAGAAGATATTTAGAAAATTTATCTACCTATGCAAAACAATTTACAAACCTTTTAAAGGTCCCAGATATAGACTATATAGATGGTCTTTCTCCTGCCATAGCTATAAAACAGAAAATAAATTCTTCTAGTAACAAATCAACCATAGGTACGGTGTCAGAAATAAGTAACTATCTAAGGTTATTATTTACAAAATTAGGTACCCCGTTATGCCCTAACCACAACACCCCCCTAAGACAGCATAATGTAAAACAAATAGTTGATTGGACTCTATCATTAGAGAAAGGAACTAAAATTTTCATCCTAGCTCCAATACAATGTAATAAATATAATATAGAAGAAATCATTACAAACCTACAAAAACAGGGTTACCTACGAGTACGTATAAATCAAGAAATTATTGAAATAAATGAGTTAGAACAAATCAAGAAAAACAACATATACCACAATATAGAATTAGTAGTAGATCGTTTATTAATTAAAAATGATCATAAACAACGTTTGATTTCTAGCTTTGAAACAGCTTTAAAATTAGGAAATGGAACAGTAATTATAGAAAACAATGAGCACAAAAAAGATTTTTTCTTTTCCAATAAATTAAAATGCCAATATTGTGATTATCAAATAAAAAAAATAGAACCAAGCCTATTCAGTTTTAATAACATGTCAGGAGCATGCAAGAAATGTAAAGGAAGTGGCAAGATATATGTCTTTGATAAAAATCTACTCATAAATCAAGATCAAACTATATCAACATTTATAAAAATAGTTAATAAAACAAACCTTAAAGAGATACAATCACTAATCTCTAAATATAATATAAATATAGATACCACATTTAAATCATTACCTGACAATATTAAAAATATATTTCTTTACGGAGAAGCTAGCTCTAGCAATGAAAAAATCTTATTTAAAGGAATTATTTCTTATTTAGAAAAAGAACTAGAAGACACTAAATCTCAAAAAGTAATAAGTATATTAAAAAAATATACAAACATAAAAGAATGTGACTCATGTAAAGGATCAAAAATATGCGAAGAAGCAAGACATATAAAAATTAGCTATAACAATAGTTTATTAAAAAAAGTAAACAATAATTTATCTATAAATGAAGTTGAATCTCTATCAATATCAGAATGTATTATCTTCTTAGACAACATCGTTTTTAAAAATGATACTGAAAAGCAAATAACAAAACCAATCATTTATACAATACTCAAAAAATTATCATTTCTAGAACAAGCCGGATTAGATTATCTACCTCTTAATATTAACATAAACAAAATCTCTAAAGGAGAAGCACAAAGAGCAATTCTTGTAGGTCAAATATGCTCTAATCTTACAGGCATAACTTATATAATAGATGAACCTTCTACAGGCTTACATAAAAAAGATATATTACATGTGATTAGCATATTAAAAAAACTAAAAAAACTAGGTAATAGCCTAATCATCATAGACCATGATGAGAGCATAATAATGAATGCTGATTGGATAATAGATATGGGTCCAGGGGCAGGTATAAATGGTGGCAATGTAATATCACAAGGAACAGTAGATACTATTATAAATGATGAGAATTCTATAACTGGTTCATTTTTAAAATCTCATTACAATAAGAAAACAAAAGAAACTATAAACTCACATACCAAATGGTTAATACTAGAAAATATTAGAATTAAAAATCTAAAATCTATAAACATAAAAATACCGATTGGATTAATTACTTGTATCACTGGAGTATCAGGCTCAGGAAAAACAACTTTAGTGAATGATGTTATAATTCCTGCTGTCTCAAACTACATTAGGAACAAAGAAATAAAATTTAACTTTTTAATTGATGGAGCAAATAATTTTAACAATGTAGTGTACATAGATCAGAATCCTATAGGCAGCACATCTCATAGCAATACAGCAACTTATTGTGAAGTATTTACTACAATTAGAGAATTATTTGCCCAGACAAGTCAATCTAGAATTCGTGGATATACACCTAGCAGATTTAGTTTTAATCTTAAAGGAGGTAGATGTGAAGAATGTCATGGTAATGGTCTAAAAAATATAGAAATGTATTTTTTACCTAACACACAATCAAAATGTAATTTATGTGATGGTAAACGTTATAACAATGAAACTCTTGAAATTCAATATCATGGTTTAGATATTAATGAAGTACTAAACTTAACCATAGAAGATGCTTTAATTATTTTTAAAAACATACCTGATATAAATAAAAAACTACAATCACTAATAAATGTTGGACTAAATTATATTACTTTAGGACAAAATATAAATACATTATCTGGTGGTGAAATACAAAGATTAAAAATAGCAGTAGAATTATCTAAAAATAATAATAATAATCATTCTCTATATGTTCTAGATGAACCAACTGCTGGTTTACATTTCCAAGATACTAAATCTTTGATGAACATTCTATATAAACTAGCTAAGATAGGTAATACTATAGTTATAGTTGAACACAATATGGAAGTTATAATAAACTCAAATTGGATAATAGACATTGGTCCTGATGGAGGACCATTAGGAGGTGAAGTAGTAGATCAAGGAACGCCAGAACAAATAGCCATATCAAGAAAAGGATATACAGGAGAATACTTATTTAATATGATAAATAATTAA
- a CDS encoding FmdB family zinc ribbon protein yields the protein MPIYAYRCEMCGHSNEVLQKMNEDPIKNCPNCGKNSYLKQVTAPNFQLKGTGWYVTDFKNEKNNKSSIKEEVKANEGIATPKETPTKTTDD from the coding sequence GTGCCAATTTACGCTTATAGATGCGAAATGTGTGGTCATAGTAATGAGGTGTTACAAAAAATGAATGAAGATCCTATTAAAAATTGTCCTAATTGTGGGAAGAATTCATATTTAAAACAAGTTACAGCGCCTAACTTTCAGTTAAAAGGTACTGGTTGGTATGTGACAGACTTTAAAAATGAAAAAAATAATAAAAGTTCTATTAAAGAAGAAGTTAAGGCTAATGAAGGAATTGCTACTCCTAAAGAAACTCCTACTAAAACTACTGATGATTAG
- a CDS encoding PLP-dependent aminotransferase family protein: protein MNNTIEPEFHFSDRALKLTSSAIREILKVTEKKEIISFAGGLPSPDGFPVEIMQEAFNKVLAENGRTALQYGTTEGYTPLRQWIVEEMNESGANINIDQVLVVSGSQQAIDLLGKIFINEGDKILVENPSYLGALQSFGLYQPNFVPVSTDDGGLIPEHITEQIAFNARFLYALPNFQNPTGRTLSLERRKTLVKIMGDLNIPIIEDDPYGELRYTGNKQPSLLSLSKENNSTVIRLGTFSKILAPGLRLGYVIAPTPIIRKLVQAKQATDLHTPMLTQMAVYEVIKNGFLKTHLPKIREIYRTQGQCMLKAIKDEFPKDVKWTKPEGGMFLWITLPKHLDSSLLLNKAIKRNIAFVTGKPFFIAPTPEENCTMRLSFATVPEDKIIEGISSLGQLIKENL from the coding sequence GTGAATAACACAATAGAACCTGAATTTCATTTTTCAGATCGTGCGTTAAAACTAACTAGCTCTGCAATAAGGGAAATTCTAAAAGTTACAGAAAAAAAAGAAATAATTTCTTTTGCTGGAGGTCTACCTTCTCCAGATGGTTTCCCTGTAGAAATAATGCAAGAAGCTTTTAATAAAGTTCTTGCAGAAAATGGTCGAACTGCATTGCAGTATGGAACAACTGAAGGATATACACCTTTAAGACAGTGGATTGTAGAAGAAATGAATGAATCTGGAGCCAATATCAATATTGACCAAGTTCTTGTAGTTTCCGGATCACAACAAGCTATTGATCTATTAGGTAAAATTTTTATCAATGAAGGTGATAAAATTCTAGTAGAAAATCCTAGTTACTTAGGAGCATTACAATCATTTGGATTATATCAACCAAATTTCGTGCCTGTATCTACAGATGATGGAGGACTCATTCCTGAACATATTACAGAACAAATTGCATTTAATGCTCGCTTCCTATATGCATTACCAAATTTCCAAAATCCTACAGGAAGAACTCTAAGCCTAGAAAGAAGGAAAACACTCGTAAAAATTATGGGTGATTTAAATATTCCAATAATAGAAGATGATCCATACGGAGAATTACGATATACAGGTAATAAGCAACCCAGCTTACTATCTCTATCTAAAGAAAATAATAGCACAGTAATTAGATTAGGTACCTTCTCAAAAATACTAGCTCCTGGATTGCGTTTGGGATATGTAATAGCTCCCACTCCTATCATAAGGAAACTTGTACAAGCAAAACAAGCAACAGATTTACATACACCTATGCTGACACAAATGGCTGTTTATGAAGTCATAAAAAATGGATTTCTAAAAACACATTTGCCAAAAATCAGAGAAATTTACCGTACACAGGGACAATGTATGTTAAAAGCTATAAAAGATGAATTTCCCAAAGATGTCAAATGGACAAAACCAGAAGGTGGTATGTTCTTATGGATTACACTGCCCAAACATCTAGACAGTAGCTTACTATTAAACAAAGCAATTAAGCGTAATATAGCTTTCGTAACAGGGAAACCATTCTTTATAGCTCCAACTCCTGAAGAAAATTGTACAATGAGACTAAGTTTTGCTACTGTTCCTGAAGATAAAATCATAGAAGGAATATCATCATTAGGTCAGCTAATTAAAGAAAACTTATAA
- the ssb gene encoding single-stranded DNA-binding protein, with product MASVNKVIIIGHLGRDPEVRYTPEGSAICNISVATTSQWKDKNTGERKEETEWHRVVFYNRLAEVVGEFLKKGRPIYLEGRLKTRKWQDKDTGADRYSTEIIADQMQMLGSRDSNIENVIPEEKQNPRAYKNKQQQGVSYSDNKVFDDLSEMDDDIPF from the coding sequence ATGGCTTCGGTTAATAAGGTTATTATAATTGGTCATTTGGGAAGAGATCCTGAAGTTCGCTATACACCAGAAGGATCTGCTATTTGTAATATTTCGGTCGCTACAACGTCTCAATGGAAAGATAAGAACACTGGAGAGCGTAAGGAGGAAACAGAGTGGCACCGTGTTGTTTTTTATAATCGTTTAGCAGAAGTAGTAGGTGAGTTTTTAAAGAAAGGAAGACCTATTTATTTAGAAGGAAGATTAAAAACTAGGAAATGGCAAGATAAGGATACTGGTGCCGATAGGTATAGTACAGAAATTATCGCTGATCAAATGCAAATGCTTGGTTCAAGAGATAGTAATATTGAAAATGTTATACCTGAGGAAAAACAAAATCCACGTGCATATAAAAACAAGCAACAACAGGGTGTTTCATATTCAGATAATAAAGTTTTTGATGATTTGTCAGAAATGGATGATGATATTCCATTTTAA